A window of Hevea brasiliensis isolate MT/VB/25A 57/8 chromosome 14, ASM3005281v1, whole genome shotgun sequence contains these coding sequences:
- the LOC110650592 gene encoding cyclase-like protein 2: protein MFKNQFDTSYVGFTKNGAQWLVENTDIKMVGIDYLSVAAWTDLIPSHLVFLKSREIILVEALKLDNVQPGIYSVHCLPLRLLGAEGSPIRCIVIK, encoded by the exons ATGTTTAAAAATCAGTTCGATACAAGCTATGTAGGATTCACAAAGAATGGAGCACAATGGTTGGTGGAGAACACTGACATCAAGATGGTTG GAATTGATTATTTATCTGTTGCTGCCTGGACTGATTTGATTCCATCTCATCTCGTCTTTCTAAAGAGCAGG GAAATCATTCTTGTGGAAGCCCTAAAACTTGATAACGTTCAACCTGGAATATATTCTGTCCACTGCTTACCTCTAAGGTTGCTTGGTGCTGAGGGATCTCCAATAAGATGCATTGtcatcaaataa
- the LOC110653095 gene encoding cyclase-like protein 1 has protein sequence MRAEAKPAHLLDTNIQAISNPSFPMAAGTMRRVQLMLLLQLCTGILTTAVRSLDERVLRIAVPERREVYNDGKIYDITHLITPEMPKWGTADGMGQVLTVIDSIKNGSDAYVSEMKLPSHTGTHVDAPSHFFEEYYEEGYDTSTLDLKTLNGPALVVDVPRDSNISAEVMKSLQIPKGIQRVLFRTLNTDRKLMYQTEFDSSYVGIVKDGAEWIVENTDIKLVGIDYLSIATYDDAVPTHQALLRSREIVIVEGLKLEDIEAGIYDLHCLPIRVLGADGTPTRCVLME, from the exons ATGCGGGCCGAAGCTAAGCCTGCGCATTTGCTTGATACTAATATACAAGCCATTTCCAATCCATCGTTTCCTATGGCTGCAGGAACCATGAGAAGAGTTCAACTAATGCTGCTATTGCAACTCTGCACAGGGATTCTTACCACAGCAGTCCGTTCACTGGACGAAAGGGTACTACGTATTGCAGTCCCAGAGAGAAGAGAGGTATATAATGATGGTAAAATCTATGATATCACCCACTTGATCACTCCTGAAATGCCAAAATGGGGCACTGCTGATGGGATGGGCCAAGTGCTAACGGTGATCGATAGCATAAAGAATGGTTCAGATGCTTATGTTTCTGAGATGAAGCTACCTTCTCATACTGGCACACATGTTGATGCTCCATCTCATTTTTTTGAAGAATACTATGAAGAAGGGTACGACACAAGCACACTTGACTTGAAGACTCTTAACG GTCCAGCACTGGTAGTTGATGTTCCGAGGGACAGTAACATATCTG CTGAAGTAATGAAGTCTTTGCAAATTCCCAAGGGAATACAACGCGTTCTTTTCAGAACTTTAAACACTGATAG GAAGCTTATGTACCAAACCGAGTTCGATTCAAGCTATGTTGGGATCGTGAAGGATGGGGCAGAATGGATTGTAGAGAACACAGACATCAAGCTCGTTG GAATTGATTACTTGTCTATTGCAACATATGACGATGCCGTTCCAACCCATCAAGCATTACTGAGGAGCAGA GAAATCGTTATTGTGGAGGGCCTAAAACTTGAAGACATTGAAGCAGGAATATATGATCTGCATTGCTTGCCCATTAGGGTGCTTGGCGCTGATGGAACACCAACAAGATGCGTTCTTATGGAATAA